The following coding sequences are from one Prochlorococcus marinus XMU1412 window:
- a CDS encoding DUF4922 domain-containing protein, protein MSLEIYWKKALEQTQLSIDDESLCPLKTDIITSDLYEKDDFIIRKLDTSKFIKKKIYGPKQNPFCPWEKILEIDKIGDNHQLILNKYPVQKGHILLITNKWKPQNGWLDIKDWRAIQQVNNDTSGLWFFNSSPIAGASQPHRHFQLLRRSKGEISCPREKWFLEMNSYQDLDSKLKKNIIVSKFDFLENPSCLFEFYLELCKKLGLGDPISDKKPICPYNILITNKWIAIIKRKNDHIHGFSINGLGFAGYLLVTENSNINYLKKFGPEKLLESFV, encoded by the coding sequence AATTGATGATGAATCATTATGTCCTCTCAAAACTGATATTATTACTAGTGATTTATATGAAAAAGACGACTTCATAATTAGGAAACTCGATACTTCAAAATTTATTAAAAAAAAAATTTATGGTCCTAAGCAAAATCCGTTTTGTCCTTGGGAAAAGATACTAGAAATTGATAAAATTGGTGATAATCATCAACTAATATTAAATAAGTACCCTGTACAAAAAGGTCATATTTTACTTATTACAAATAAATGGAAACCTCAAAATGGATGGTTAGATATTAAAGATTGGAGAGCGATCCAACAAGTTAATAATGATACTAGTGGATTATGGTTTTTCAATAGTTCTCCAATTGCGGGAGCAAGTCAACCTCACAGGCATTTTCAACTTCTGCGTAGATCTAAAGGTGAGATATCATGCCCTAGAGAAAAGTGGTTTTTAGAGATGAACTCATATCAAGATCTAGATAGTAAGCTTAAAAAAAATATTATTGTATCCAAATTTGATTTTTTAGAAAATCCATCATGTCTTTTTGAGTTTTACTTAGAATTATGCAAGAAATTGGGACTTGGGGATCCTATTAGTGATAAGAAACCGATATGTCCCTACAATATTTTAATAACTAATAAATGGATCGCTATTATAAAAAGAAAAAATGATCATATTCATGGTTTCAGTATTAACGGTTTAGGATTTGCAGGATATCTACTAGTAACTGAAAATTCAAATATTAATTATTTAAAGAAATTTGGCCCTGAAAAACTTCTAGAAAGTTTTGTTTGA
- a CDS encoding molecular chaperone DnaJ has protein sequence MNSPENSNTKRISIDLPEELISRFDQLRKEWGFRARGPVIEKILKELLQEDDLLPKNQQQEIDFNDKNTNENLNIDEDTALVLIKSDVKNEVNEISLNKRSTNNNQYKETANSNISLPNFVEKKVKNLRRSINSEKLKENINDIQINTIKETELIKCRIELISHWKTLYGSVPNDHVVEASMDWFERDIWPNLDGTENLPFTWSAANKLMSELCPFWIKKNPSLEIVLLMIGVLEDPFATSDLINRIPTLMRRFVSRFKRNNRSNSFETLDSTMTVHGALKLLNLSTSAGSAHTFRKIREAYKSIALETHPDAGGSTDQMRKLNEAYQLLKNLYRD, from the coding sequence TTGAATAGTCCTGAAAATTCAAATACAAAAAGAATTTCAATTGATTTACCTGAGGAACTAATTTCCAGGTTTGATCAATTACGAAAAGAGTGGGGATTTAGAGCAAGAGGACCTGTAATAGAAAAGATACTTAAAGAACTTCTTCAAGAAGATGATTTACTACCTAAAAACCAACAGCAAGAAATAGACTTTAACGATAAGAATACTAATGAAAATTTAAATATTGATGAAGATACTGCATTGGTATTAATTAAATCAGACGTAAAAAATGAAGTTAATGAGATATCTTTAAATAAAAGATCTACAAATAACAATCAATATAAAGAAACAGCCAACTCAAATATAAGCCTTCCCAATTTCGTTGAAAAAAAAGTAAAGAATCTAAGAAGAAGTATTAATAGTGAAAAATTAAAGGAGAATATTAATGATATTCAAATTAATACAATCAAAGAAACTGAATTAATAAAATGTCGAATTGAGTTAATTAGTCATTGGAAAACACTATATGGATCAGTTCCTAATGACCATGTAGTAGAAGCTTCAATGGATTGGTTTGAAAGGGATATATGGCCAAATCTTGATGGGACTGAAAATCTACCCTTTACTTGGAGTGCAGCCAATAAATTAATGTCAGAATTATGCCCATTTTGGATAAAGAAAAATCCATCACTTGAAATTGTTTTATTAATGATTGGCGTTTTAGAAGACCCTTTTGCAACATCAGATCTGATAAATAGAATACCAACACTTATGAGAAGGTTTGTAAGTAGATTTAAGCGAAATAATAGATCAAATTCATTTGAAACTTTGGACTCAACAATGACAGTACATGGAGCACTTAAATTATTGAATTTATCAACATCAGCAGGATCAGCTCATACATTCCGTAAAATTAGGGAGGCCTATAAATCAATAGCCTTAGAGACACATCCAGATGCTGGAGGATCAACAGATCAAATGAGAAAATTAAATGAAGCGTATCAATTGCTAAAAAATCTATATAGAGACTAG